A stretch of the Chitiniphilus purpureus genome encodes the following:
- the apbC gene encoding iron-sulfur cluster carrier protein ApbC, with the protein MPDNANLTAALSRLVDPYTGRDYVSAKCVRNLSNINGAVSVDIVLGYPAASRHAAVAAEVEAALAAEPGVDSVRVGVTSQVVAHTAQRGVPLLAGIRNIIAVASGKGGVGKSTTAANLALALAAEGARVGLLDADIYGPSLPTMLGVAGRQPVSPDNKHIEPIENHGIKTMSIGFLIDTEQPMVWRGPMVTQALTQLLHDTLWGELDYLLIDLPPGTGDIQLTLSQKVPVTGAVIVTTPQDIALLDARKGLKMFEKVGVPILGIVENMSIHVCSNCGHAEPIFGEGGARRMCADYGTELLGQLPLDLSIRVNADGGTPSVVAEPDGSIAAAYLEIARRVAAGIAVKAQDFSGKFPKIVISNT; encoded by the coding sequence ATGCCTGACAATGCCAACCTGACTGCCGCCCTGAGTCGGCTGGTCGACCCGTACACCGGCCGCGACTATGTGTCGGCCAAGTGCGTACGCAATCTGAGCAACATCAACGGCGCAGTCAGCGTAGACATCGTGCTGGGCTACCCCGCCGCCAGCCGTCATGCCGCGGTCGCTGCCGAAGTCGAGGCGGCGTTGGCGGCGGAACCCGGGGTCGACAGTGTGCGTGTGGGCGTCACGAGCCAGGTGGTGGCGCATACCGCGCAGCGGGGCGTGCCGCTGCTGGCCGGCATCAGGAACATCATCGCCGTGGCTTCGGGCAAGGGCGGGGTCGGCAAGTCGACCACTGCCGCCAACCTTGCATTGGCGCTGGCGGCCGAGGGGGCCCGGGTCGGGCTGTTGGATGCCGACATCTATGGACCGTCGCTGCCGACCATGCTCGGCGTTGCCGGCCGGCAGCCGGTTTCGCCGGACAACAAGCACATCGAGCCGATCGAAAACCACGGGATCAAGACCATGTCGATCGGTTTTCTGATCGACACCGAGCAGCCCATGGTGTGGCGCGGCCCCATGGTCACGCAGGCGCTCACGCAGCTGCTGCACGATACCCTGTGGGGTGAGCTTGACTACCTGCTGATCGACCTGCCACCGGGCACCGGTGACATCCAGCTGACGCTCAGCCAGAAAGTGCCGGTCACCGGCGCGGTGATCGTCACCACGCCACAGGACATCGCGCTGCTCGATGCGCGCAAGGGGCTGAAGATGTTCGAGAAGGTGGGCGTACCCATCCTCGGCATCGTCGAGAACATGAGCATCCATGTCTGCAGCAACTGCGGGCATGCCGAGCCCATCTTCGGCGAAGGCGGCGCGCGCAGGATGTGTGCCGACTACGGTACCGAGCTATTGGGGCAACTGCCGCTCGATCTGTCGATCCGCGTCAATGCCGACGGCGGTACCCCATCGGTGGTGGCCGAGCCCGACGGCAGCATCGCCGCCGCCTACCTCGAGATCGCGCGCAGGGTGGCCGCCGGGATCGCGGTCAAGGCCCAGGATTTTTCGGGCAAGTTTCCCAAGATCGTCATCAGCAACACCTGA